One genomic segment of Vulgatibacter sp. includes these proteins:
- a CDS encoding cupredoxin domain-containing protein, with the protein MQKLVRVALALALALPAVGASLPAEAAEAAAETKARVIDVVVDGGYQPSRIEVGHGEQVVLRFVRKDYSPCAAEVVFPSLGIRKELPVDQPVEIEIPTDKLGEIEFKCGMHMLKGKVVVVHRH; encoded by the coding sequence ATGCAGAAGCTCGTTCGTGTTGCCCTTGCTCTTGCCCTCGCCCTTCCCGCCGTCGGCGCCAGCCTGCCTGCCGAAGCAGCCGAGGCTGCAGCGGAAACGAAGGCCCGTGTGATCGACGTGGTGGTCGACGGCGGCTACCAGCCCTCGCGCATCGAGGTGGGCCACGGCGAGCAGGTCGTGCTCCGCTTCGTCCGCAAGGACTACTCGCCGTGTGCTGCCGAGGTGGTCTTCCCTTCCCTCGGGATCCGGAAGGAGCTGCCGGTGGACCAGCCGGTGGAGATCGAGATCCCCACCGACAAGCTGGGGGAGATCGAGTTCAAGTGCGGGATGCACATGCTCAAGGGCAAAGTCGTCGTCGTCCACCGCCACTGA
- a CDS encoding DUF444 family protein, with amino-acid sequence MTIKIKQDHARFKDIVRGKIKQNLRRFIQKGEMVGKKGKEFITIPLPTIDIPHFRYGPKQQGGVGQGEGEVGQILAPGEEQPGDGEGKAGQGEGQHILEVDVSFDELAEILGEELELPRIEPKGSERIVTERIKYTGVNTTGPESLRHFKRTYKQALRRQIASGTYNPDRPVIIPYREDRRYRSWKVTPVPESNAVIVYIMDVSGSMGDEQKEIVRIESFWIDTWLRKQYKGVATRYIIHDAVAREVDRETFFHTRESGGTMISSAYRLAADIIDHEYPPHAWNTYVFHFSDGDNWSADDTRLCVDVVRERMLPKVNLFAYGQVESPYGSGQFIKDLRENFQEDERVALSEIADKDAIYTSIKDFLGKGK; translated from the coding sequence ATGACGATCAAGATCAAACAGGATCATGCCCGCTTCAAAGACATCGTCCGCGGGAAGATCAAACAGAACCTCCGCCGCTTCATCCAGAAGGGTGAGATGGTCGGCAAGAAGGGGAAGGAGTTCATCACCATCCCCCTGCCCACCATCGACATTCCCCATTTCCGCTACGGGCCCAAGCAGCAGGGCGGCGTGGGCCAGGGAGAGGGCGAGGTCGGCCAGATCCTCGCGCCCGGTGAGGAGCAGCCCGGCGACGGCGAGGGCAAGGCCGGCCAGGGAGAGGGCCAGCACATCCTCGAGGTCGACGTCTCCTTCGACGAGCTCGCCGAGATCCTCGGCGAGGAGCTCGAGCTCCCGCGCATCGAGCCCAAGGGCAGCGAACGCATCGTCACCGAGCGGATCAAATACACGGGCGTGAACACCACCGGTCCCGAGTCGCTCCGCCACTTCAAGCGCACCTACAAGCAGGCGCTGCGGCGGCAGATCGCGTCGGGCACCTACAACCCCGACCGGCCGGTGATCATCCCCTACCGCGAGGATCGCAGGTACCGCTCCTGGAAGGTGACGCCGGTCCCCGAATCGAACGCCGTGATCGTCTACATCATGGACGTCTCCGGCTCGATGGGCGACGAGCAGAAGGAGATCGTGCGGATCGAGTCCTTCTGGATCGATACGTGGCTGCGCAAGCAGTACAAGGGGGTCGCCACCCGCTACATCATCCACGACGCCGTGGCCCGCGAGGTCGACCGGGAGACCTTCTTCCACACCCGGGAGTCCGGCGGCACGATGATCAGCTCGGCCTACCGGCTCGCAGCGGACATCATCGACCACGAGTACCCGCCCCACGCGTGGAATACCTACGTCTTCCATTTCTCGGACGGCGACAACTGGAGCGCCGACGACACCCGCCTCTGCGTCGACGTGGTCCGGGAGCGCATGCTTCCCAAGGTCAATCTCTTCGCCTACGGGCAGGTGGAATCGCCCTACGGCTCCGGCCAGTTCATCAAGGATCTGCGCGAGAACTTCCAGGAGGACGAGCGCGTGGCGCTCTCGGAGATCGCCGACAAGGACGCGATCTACACCTCGATCAAGGACTTTCTCGGGAAGGGGAAGTGA
- a CDS encoding ABC transporter ATP-binding protein — translation MHPALQLSDASKDYPAPRSFAAWLRSPLRTPSVLALDRVSFEVAPGEVVALLGPNGSGKTTCVKLLAGMLRPTHGHARVCGVDTAQATEAAQARVGYVVADERSFEWRLSARQNLAFFGALHGIARRPLADRIDELGDRLGLRLLLDRPFRTLSAGQKARVAIARGLLHRPAALLLDEVTRTLDPGAADRLRRFVREELVERDGLGVLLTTHDLHEARALASRVVVLLDGRVRAGGSWSEVEPALHAAFFAADEEAA, via the coding sequence ATGCATCCCGCCCTGCAGCTCTCCGACGCCAGCAAGGACTACCCGGCGCCGCGCTCCTTCGCTGCGTGGCTGCGGTCCCCGTTGCGCACGCCGAGCGTCCTGGCCCTCGACCGGGTCTCGTTCGAGGTCGCGCCGGGGGAGGTGGTCGCGCTCCTCGGCCCCAACGGCTCGGGCAAGACCACCTGCGTGAAGCTGCTAGCCGGCATGCTCCGCCCGACCCACGGCCACGCCCGCGTCTGCGGCGTCGACACCGCGCAGGCCACCGAGGCGGCACAGGCCCGGGTCGGCTACGTGGTCGCCGACGAGCGCTCCTTCGAGTGGCGCCTCTCGGCGCGGCAGAACCTCGCCTTCTTCGGCGCCCTCCATGGCATCGCGCGCAGGCCGCTGGCCGACCGGATCGACGAGCTCGGCGATCGCCTCGGCCTCCGCCTCCTCCTCGACCGCCCCTTCCGCACCCTCTCCGCCGGGCAGAAGGCCCGGGTCGCCATCGCCCGCGGGCTGCTCCACCGCCCCGCCGCGCTCCTCCTCGACGAGGTCACCCGCACCCTCGATCCCGGCGCCGCCGATCGCCTCCGCCGCTTCGTGCGCGAGGAGCTGGTCGAGCGCGACGGCCTGGGCGTGCTCCTCACCACCCACGATCTGCACGAGGCCCGCGCCCTCGCCTCCCGGGTGGTGGTGCTCCTCGACGGCAGGGTTCGCGCCGGCGGCAGCTGGAGCGAGGTGGAGCCCGCGCTCCACGCAGCCTTCTTCGCGGCCGACGAGGAGGCCGCGTGA
- a CDS encoding PrkA family serine protein kinase: protein MKEAYEMESLVARIASMQDQKSYQEQHWEGSFEDYLRIVQQNPKVTRTAFQRLYDMILSHGKTEYIDNKKKLIRYHFFHDEKFGGRDAIFGLDVPLMKLVNVFKSAAEQYGTEKRVILLHGPVGSSKSTIARLLKKGIEAYSRTPEGALYTFSWMLDKRKSDGSVEREVMPCPMHEEPLHLIPQEWREQVFAQLSTPGAGFQITAGGELCPACRHVFKELMTEYKGDWSKVVQHVKVRRLILSEKDRVGIGTFQPKDEKNQDSTELTGDINYRKIAEYGSDSDPRAFNFDGEFNIANRGVIEFVEVLKLDVAFLYDLLGASQEHKIKPKKFPQTDIDEVILGHTNEPEYRKLQNNEFMEALRDRTVKIDIPYITKLAEEVKIYEKDYNLKKIRGKHIAPHSLEMAAMWAVLTRLEEPKKHNLTLLQKLKLYNGKSLPNYTEDNIKELRKEALREGMDGISPRYVQDKISNALVSDKGEGCLNPFMVLNELEAGLKTHSLISSEEVRKRYREILGTVKQEYEDIVKNEVQRAISADEDSIKKLCSNYIDNIKAYTQKEKVKNKYTAQYEEPDERLMRAIEDKIDIPESRKDDFRREIMNYIGALAIEGKTFDYRTNERLHKALELKLFEDQKDTIKLKNLVSSVVDRDTQEKIDVVKERLIKNYGYCEICSTDVLNFVASIFARGDAKD from the coding sequence ATGAAGGAAGCCTACGAGATGGAGAGCCTCGTCGCTCGCATCGCGTCGATGCAGGATCAGAAGAGCTACCAGGAGCAGCACTGGGAGGGCTCTTTCGAAGATTATCTCCGCATCGTCCAGCAGAATCCGAAGGTCACACGGACCGCGTTCCAGCGCCTGTACGACATGATCCTGTCGCACGGGAAGACCGAGTACATCGACAACAAGAAGAAGCTGATCCGCTACCACTTCTTCCACGACGAGAAGTTCGGCGGCAGGGACGCAATCTTCGGCCTCGACGTGCCGCTGATGAAGCTGGTCAACGTCTTCAAGTCGGCAGCCGAGCAATACGGCACCGAGAAGCGCGTGATCCTGCTGCACGGACCGGTCGGCTCCTCCAAGTCGACCATCGCGCGCCTGCTCAAGAAGGGCATCGAGGCCTATTCGCGGACGCCGGAGGGCGCGCTCTACACGTTCAGCTGGATGCTCGACAAGCGGAAGAGCGACGGCAGCGTCGAGCGCGAGGTGATGCCCTGCCCGATGCACGAGGAGCCGCTGCACCTCATCCCGCAGGAGTGGCGCGAGCAGGTCTTCGCCCAGCTCTCGACGCCGGGCGCCGGCTTCCAGATCACCGCCGGCGGCGAGCTCTGCCCTGCGTGCCGTCACGTCTTCAAGGAGCTGATGACGGAGTACAAGGGCGACTGGTCGAAGGTGGTGCAGCACGTGAAGGTGCGCCGCCTGATCCTCTCGGAGAAGGACCGCGTCGGCATCGGCACCTTCCAGCCGAAGGACGAGAAGAACCAGGACTCGACCGAGCTCACCGGTGACATCAACTACCGGAAGATCGCCGAATACGGCTCCGACTCCGATCCGCGCGCCTTCAACTTCGACGGCGAGTTCAACATCGCCAACCGCGGCGTGATCGAGTTCGTCGAGGTCCTGAAGCTCGACGTGGCCTTCCTCTACGACCTCCTGGGCGCCTCCCAGGAGCACAAGATCAAGCCGAAGAAGTTCCCGCAGACCGACATCGACGAAGTGATTCTCGGCCACACCAACGAGCCGGAGTACCGCAAGCTCCAGAACAACGAGTTCATGGAAGCGCTCCGCGACCGCACGGTGAAGATCGACATCCCGTACATCACCAAGTTGGCGGAAGAGGTGAAGATCTACGAGAAGGACTACAACCTCAAGAAGATCCGCGGGAAGCACATCGCGCCCCACTCCCTCGAGATGGCGGCGATGTGGGCGGTGCTCACGCGCCTCGAGGAGCCGAAGAAGCACAACCTGACGCTCCTGCAGAAGCTCAAGCTCTACAACGGCAAGAGCCTGCCCAACTACACCGAGGACAACATCAAGGAGCTCCGCAAGGAGGCGCTCCGCGAGGGCATGGACGGCATCTCGCCCCGCTACGTGCAGGACAAGATCTCGAACGCCCTGGTGAGCGACAAGGGAGAGGGATGCCTCAATCCCTTCATGGTCCTCAACGAGCTCGAGGCCGGCCTCAAGACCCACTCGCTGATCTCGAGCGAGGAGGTCCGCAAGCGCTACCGCGAGATCCTCGGCACGGTGAAGCAGGAGTACGAAGACATCGTCAAGAACGAGGTCCAGCGCGCGATCTCGGCGGACGAGGATTCGATCAAGAAGCTCTGCTCGAACTACATCGACAACATCAAGGCCTACACCCAGAAGGAGAAGGTCAAGAACAAGTACACCGCGCAGTACGAGGAGCCCGACGAGCGGCTGATGCGCGCGATCGAGGACAAGATCGACATCCCCGAGAGCCGCAAGGACGATTTCCGGCGCGAGATCATGAACTACATCGGCGCGCTGGCGATCGAGGGCAAGACCTTCGACTACCGGACCAACGAACGTCTCCACAAGGCCCTCGAGCTCAAGCTCTTCGAGGACCAGAAGGACACGATCAAGCTCAAGAACCTCGTCTCCTCCGTCGTCGACCGCGACACCCAGGAGAAGATCGACGTGGTGAAGGAGCGCCTGATCAAGAACTACGGCTACTGCGAGATCTGCTCGACCGACGTCCTCAACTTCGTCGCCTCGATCTTCGCCCGCGGCGACGCCAAGGACTAG
- a CDS encoding cytochrome ubiquinol oxidase subunit I — MDVVLLARLQFALTIMFHYLFPPLTIGLGVVIVYLIGMHLRTKQVIYDVAARFWTKVFALNFALGVATGIVMEFQFGTNWAVYSRYVGDVFGSALAAEGIFAFFLESGFLAVLVFGWDRVSPRMHFFAALMVAIGGIFSSIWITVANSWQQTPAGFAVRPYEVNGEIFHRAEIQDFWAMVFNPSTVDRLVHVWFGAFILGAFFVMSISAWYLLKGRHTDFARRSFSGGLLFGTIFSLAQLVSGHSNANMVAEHQPAKLAAMEGIYRAEAPADLHLFGWPNDETQRVEWGIALPGFLSFLIHNDFETEVKGLAELEEVYGRPPVWLTFQAYHLMVACGMFFIAITLLGTFFRWRGTLFEQRWLLWLFVPAVVLAFAANELGWVAAEVGRQPWTVYPSWQNGEFVQGLRTADSVSESVVAGQVLGSIIGFGIIYALLFALWIFLLNHKIQHGPELPHHKEKTSLEDYLETAAHRAGHEESFTEPKMGG, encoded by the coding sequence ATGGACGTCGTCCTGCTCGCCCGCCTGCAGTTCGCGCTGACGATCATGTTCCACTACCTCTTCCCGCCGCTCACCATCGGCCTGGGGGTGGTGATCGTCTACCTGATCGGCATGCACCTGCGGACGAAGCAGGTGATCTACGACGTCGCCGCCCGCTTCTGGACGAAGGTCTTCGCGCTCAACTTCGCCCTCGGCGTCGCCACCGGCATCGTGATGGAATTCCAGTTCGGCACCAACTGGGCCGTCTACTCCCGCTACGTCGGCGACGTCTTCGGCTCCGCCCTCGCCGCCGAGGGGATCTTCGCCTTCTTCCTCGAGTCGGGTTTCCTGGCGGTGCTGGTCTTCGGCTGGGACCGGGTCTCGCCGCGCATGCATTTCTTCGCGGCGCTGATGGTGGCGATCGGCGGCATCTTCTCCTCGATCTGGATCACCGTCGCCAACTCCTGGCAGCAGACCCCCGCCGGCTTCGCGGTGCGGCCCTACGAGGTGAACGGCGAGATCTTCCACCGTGCGGAGATCCAGGACTTCTGGGCGATGGTCTTCAACCCCTCGACCGTCGACCGCCTCGTCCACGTCTGGTTCGGCGCCTTCATCCTCGGCGCCTTCTTCGTGATGAGCATCTCTGCCTGGTACCTGCTCAAGGGAAGGCACACGGATTTCGCGCGGCGCTCCTTCAGCGGCGGCCTGCTCTTCGGCACCATCTTCTCGCTGGCGCAGCTCGTCTCGGGCCACTCGAACGCCAACATGGTGGCCGAACACCAACCGGCAAAGCTCGCCGCGATGGAGGGGATCTACCGGGCGGAGGCGCCAGCGGATCTCCACCTCTTCGGCTGGCCCAACGATGAGACGCAGCGGGTCGAGTGGGGGATCGCCCTGCCCGGCTTCCTCTCCTTCCTCATCCACAACGACTTCGAGACGGAGGTGAAGGGGCTCGCCGAGCTCGAGGAGGTCTACGGCAGGCCGCCGGTCTGGCTCACCTTCCAGGCGTACCACCTGATGGTGGCGTGCGGGATGTTCTTCATCGCGATCACGCTCCTCGGCACCTTCTTCCGCTGGCGGGGAACGCTCTTCGAGCAGCGCTGGCTCCTCTGGCTCTTCGTGCCGGCGGTGGTCCTCGCCTTCGCCGCCAACGAGCTCGGCTGGGTCGCCGCCGAGGTGGGCCGGCAGCCGTGGACCGTCTACCCCTCGTGGCAGAACGGCGAGTTCGTGCAGGGCCTCCGCACCGCCGATTCGGTCTCGGAGTCGGTGGTCGCCGGCCAGGTGCTCGGATCGATCATCGGCTTCGGGATCATCTACGCCCTGCTCTTCGCCCTCTGGATCTTCCTGCTCAACCACAAGATCCAGCACGGCCCCGAGCTGCCGCACCACAAGGAGAAGACCTCGCTGGAGGACTACCTCGAGACCGCCGCGCACCGGGCGGGCCACGAGGAGTCCTTCACCGAGCCGAAGATGGGAGGCTGA
- a CDS encoding ABC transporter permease has translation MKLLRQAFAFLRRDLQVETSYRANVLLGAVSAFALLVTLYYVGETVGPTRLIAAYGGSYFAFTLIGFAAAAPLHAALLQLARRVREAQMTGTLEAILATPVGPARAVLLSVQTPLLGAALRMAVLLLGAWSIFGLPLGDANLGAAALVLLLALASYVPLGLLSAAFTLRFKRGDPVAAFLDLTSVLLGGVFFPVAVLPPPLQAVAQILPLTHALEGLRLSLLQGAGPSAVAPQLRLLAIAAAVLVPLAFLAFAAAVRRAKADGSLTHF, from the coding sequence GTGAAGCTCCTGCGCCAGGCCTTTGCCTTTCTCCGCCGCGATCTGCAGGTGGAGACCTCCTACCGCGCCAACGTCCTCCTCGGCGCGGTCTCCGCCTTCGCCCTCCTCGTCACGCTCTACTACGTGGGCGAGACGGTGGGCCCCACCCGCCTCATCGCCGCCTATGGCGGGAGCTATTTCGCCTTCACCCTGATCGGCTTCGCCGCAGCGGCGCCTCTCCACGCGGCGCTGCTGCAGCTGGCGCGGCGGGTGCGCGAGGCGCAGATGACCGGCACCCTCGAGGCGATCCTCGCCACGCCGGTGGGCCCGGCGCGTGCGGTGCTCCTGTCGGTGCAGACCCCGCTCCTCGGCGCCGCGCTCCGGATGGCGGTGCTGCTCCTCGGCGCCTGGTCGATCTTCGGCCTGCCGCTCGGCGACGCGAACCTCGGCGCTGCAGCGCTCGTGCTTCTCCTCGCGCTGGCGAGCTACGTCCCGCTGGGGCTGCTCTCCGCCGCGTTCACCCTGCGCTTCAAGCGCGGCGATCCGGTGGCGGCCTTCCTCGATCTCACCTCCGTGCTCCTCGGCGGCGTCTTCTTCCCGGTGGCGGTGCTGCCGCCGCCGCTGCAGGCCGTGGCCCAGATCCTCCCGCTCACCCACGCGCTCGAGGGGCTGCGCCTCTCGCTCCTCCAGGGCGCCGGGCCCTCCGCGGTGGCGCCGCAGCTCCGCCTCCTCGCGATCGCGGCGGCGGTGCTCGTGCCCCTCGCCTTCCTCGCCTTCGCCGCAGCGGTGCGGCGCGCCAAGGCGGACGGCTCGCTCACCCACTTCTGA
- a CDS encoding VOC family protein produces MNASESRHRDQTSADKTDLKLEVVALPVSDLDRAKAFYEGLGWRLDADFSKGRARVIQLTPPGSEVSVHLGTDVTTAAPGSAQSLFLVVSDIEAARAELVERGVEVSEVFHYSSPPGPFGDKFRGPAPEHLSYGSYASFRDPDGNGWILQEVTTRLPGRVDRAATSFASAHGSWRTVPWLVFDSPSSTADPFSMRVTVETMLGVTHRRPRHAPDYTAVFYWTFRGKVKVGPHSD; encoded by the coding sequence GTGAACGCCAGCGAATCCCGTCATCGCGATCAGACGAGCGCCGACAAGACCGACCTGAAGCTCGAGGTGGTCGCCCTCCCTGTCTCGGATCTCGATCGTGCGAAGGCCTTCTACGAGGGGCTCGGTTGGCGGCTGGATGCCGACTTCAGCAAGGGCCGCGCCCGGGTGATCCAGCTCACGCCCCCCGGCTCTGAAGTGTCGGTTCATCTGGGCACGGACGTCACGACCGCCGCGCCCGGTTCCGCCCAGAGTCTTTTCCTCGTCGTCTCGGACATCGAGGCGGCGCGCGCCGAGCTGGTGGAGCGTGGCGTCGAGGTGAGCGAGGTCTTCCACTACTCGTCACCGCCGGGCCCCTTCGGCGACAAGTTTCGCGGCCCGGCGCCCGAGCATCTCAGCTACGGCTCATACGCCTCGTTCCGCGACCCGGACGGCAACGGCTGGATCCTGCAGGAGGTCACGACCCGGCTGCCCGGTCGCGTCGACCGTGCCGCGACTTCGTTCGCCTCTGCGCATGGGTCGTGGAGAACGGTGCCGTGGCTGGTCTTCGATTCACCGAGCTCGACGGCGGATCCGTTTTCGATGCGCGTTACCGTTGAGACCATGCTCGGCGTGACCCATCGCAGGCCTCGGCATGCACCGGACTACACCGCGGTGTTCTACTGGACCTTCCGCGGCAAGGTGAAGGTGGGCCCGCACAGCGACTGA
- the cydB gene encoding cytochrome d ubiquinol oxidase subunit II, with product MDLNIFWFVLLGVLLAGYAILDGFDLGVGILHPVAKTDLERRTILNSIGPIWDGNEVWLVTFGGALFAAFPEAYATVFSGFYTAFMLLLLALIFRAVSLEFRSKVQNARWRHAWDHAFFGASLLATLLFGVAVGNAMYGVPLNARGIYVGTFFDLLNWYALLCGALAVALFSMHGSIYLYLKTEGALQERIHHQIWRTFGFFLVLYFLVTIATLVAVPRSLQNFDEHPWAWIVVVLNVLAVANVPRAIYQRRPVYAFVSSSATIAALVFLFGIALFPALVTGREIENSLTIYNAASSQKTLTIMAFIAGLGMPFVVAYTVVIYWTFRGKVKVGPHSY from the coding sequence ATGGATCTCAACATCTTCTGGTTCGTCCTCCTCGGCGTCCTCCTCGCCGGCTACGCCATCCTCGACGGCTTCGATCTCGGCGTCGGGATCCTCCATCCGGTGGCGAAGACCGATCTCGAGCGCCGCACCATCCTCAACTCCATCGGCCCGATCTGGGACGGCAACGAAGTCTGGCTGGTCACCTTCGGCGGCGCTCTCTTCGCCGCCTTCCCCGAGGCCTACGCCACGGTCTTCTCCGGCTTCTACACGGCGTTCATGCTCCTGCTGCTGGCGCTCATCTTCCGGGCCGTCTCGCTGGAGTTCCGGAGCAAGGTGCAGAACGCCCGCTGGCGCCACGCCTGGGATCACGCCTTCTTCGGCGCGAGCCTGCTCGCCACCCTCCTCTTCGGCGTGGCGGTGGGCAACGCCATGTACGGCGTCCCCTTGAACGCCCGCGGCATCTACGTCGGCACCTTCTTCGACCTGCTCAACTGGTACGCGCTGCTCTGCGGGGCGCTCGCCGTTGCGCTCTTCTCGATGCACGGCTCGATCTATCTCTACCTGAAGACCGAGGGAGCGCTGCAGGAGCGCATCCACCACCAGATCTGGCGGACCTTCGGCTTCTTCCTCGTCCTCTACTTCCTCGTCACCATCGCCACGCTGGTCGCCGTGCCCCGCTCCCTGCAGAACTTCGACGAGCACCCCTGGGCCTGGATCGTGGTGGTCCTCAACGTGCTCGCGGTGGCCAACGTGCCCCGCGCGATCTACCAGCGCCGGCCCGTCTACGCCTTCGTCTCCTCGTCGGCGACGATCGCGGCGCTCGTCTTCCTCTTCGGCATCGCCCTCTTCCCTGCCCTGGTGACCGGGCGCGAGATCGAGAACAGCCTCACCATCTACAACGCCGCCAGCTCGCAGAAGACGCTCACGATCATGGCCTTCATCGCAGGGCTCGGCATGCCCTTCGTCGTCGCCTACACCGTGGTGATCTACTGGACCTTTCGCGGCAAGGTGAAGGTGGGCCCGCACAGCTACTGA
- a CDS encoding SpoVR family protein, producing MPSFSNRSLPPRLADLEQEIKGYAKEMGLDFYEVIFELLTYDEVNMVAAYGGYPNRYPHWRHGMQYEQLSKGYEYGLSKIYEMVINNDPTYAYLLESNPEVDQKLVMAHVYGHGDFFKNNFSFAHTNRKMMDEMANHATRVRRWIDRIGIEPIEDFIDRCLSLENLIDYHAPYIKRGPSHVPAGEVEDERIRGLKSDREYMSKFINPPEYLAALQQKQDEERNRKRRFPERPERDVLAFLLENAPLEPWEQEILAIIREEAYYFAPQGQTKIMNEGWASFAHTTIMTTRALRDSEVIDYADHHAGTVSMRPGSINPYKIGLELYRDIEDRWNKGKFGKEWDDCDDMAERQRWDKQLGLGRQKIFEVRKHYNDVTFIDEFLTPEFCLEHKLFVYGYNDKHQAWEILSRDFKGIKEKLLHQLTNFGQPIIEVVDANWDNRSELMLVHKHDGVDLKIDDARFTLMNVQSLWRRPVNLFTRVEGKSVILRFDGKEHSDRKAEL from the coding sequence ATGCCTTCCTTCAGCAACCGTTCCCTCCCGCCGCGCCTCGCCGACCTCGAGCAGGAGATCAAGGGTTACGCCAAGGAGATGGGCCTCGATTTCTACGAGGTGATCTTCGAGCTGCTCACCTACGACGAAGTGAACATGGTCGCGGCGTACGGCGGCTATCCCAACCGCTATCCCCACTGGCGGCACGGGATGCAGTACGAGCAGCTCTCGAAGGGATACGAGTACGGCCTCTCGAAGATCTACGAGATGGTCATCAACAACGATCCCACCTACGCCTATCTGCTCGAGTCGAACCCCGAGGTGGATCAGAAGCTGGTGATGGCCCACGTCTACGGGCACGGCGACTTCTTCAAGAACAACTTCTCGTTCGCCCACACCAACCGGAAGATGATGGACGAGATGGCGAACCACGCCACCCGCGTGCGCCGCTGGATCGACCGGATCGGCATCGAGCCGATCGAGGACTTCATCGATCGCTGCCTCTCCCTCGAGAACCTGATCGACTACCACGCGCCCTACATCAAGCGCGGCCCGTCCCACGTCCCCGCTGGCGAGGTGGAGGACGAGCGCATTCGCGGCCTGAAGAGCGACCGCGAATACATGAGCAAGTTCATCAACCCGCCCGAATACCTGGCGGCGCTGCAGCAGAAGCAGGACGAGGAGCGCAACAGGAAGCGCCGCTTCCCGGAGCGGCCGGAGCGCGACGTGCTCGCGTTCCTGCTGGAGAACGCGCCCCTCGAGCCCTGGGAGCAGGAGATCCTCGCGATCATCCGCGAGGAGGCCTACTACTTCGCGCCACAGGGCCAGACGAAGATAATGAACGAAGGTTGGGCATCTTTTGCCCATACGACGATTATGACCACCCGCGCGCTGCGGGACTCCGAGGTCATCGACTACGCCGACCACCACGCCGGCACGGTCTCGATGCGGCCCGGCTCGATCAACCCCTACAAGATCGGCCTGGAGCTCTACCGCGACATCGAGGATCGCTGGAACAAGGGCAAGTTCGGCAAGGAGTGGGACGACTGCGACGACATGGCCGAACGGCAGCGCTGGGACAAACAGCTCGGGCTGGGCCGGCAGAAGATCTTCGAGGTGAGGAAGCACTACAACGACGTGACCTTCATCGACGAGTTCCTCACGCCCGAGTTCTGCCTCGAGCACAAACTCTTCGTCTACGGCTACAACGACAAGCACCAGGCGTGGGAGATCCTGAGCCGCGACTTCAAGGGCATCAAGGAGAAGCTCCTCCACCAGCTCACCAACTTCGGCCAGCCGATCATCGAGGTGGTGGACGCGAACTGGGACAACCGCTCGGAGCTGATGCTGGTGCACAAGCACGACGGCGTGGATCTCAAGATCGACGACGCGCGCTTCACCCTGATGAACGTGCAATCCCTCTGGCGGCGGCCGGTGAATCTCTTCACCCGCGTCGAGGGCAAGAGCGTGATCCTCCGCTTCGACGGCAAGGAGCACTCCGACCGCAAGGCCGAGCTCTAA